The proteins below come from a single Chryseobacterium nepalense genomic window:
- a CDS encoding class I SAM-dependent methyltransferase: MVKILDQNIQDYINANLNTDLHTLLLKKSPFPGVSMHEIVQQIKGKQVAQKKFPFLLKEGIIFPPQLNVEQSSSEKTAQYKSRLLEGEKFIDLTTGFGIDAYHLSENFKEITLIEQNPDLLEIVRNNWNILGKKATFVNQKLEDFLKENKEVFDVIYLDPARRDSNKNKVFLLEDLSPDILAIQQRLLSSAQKVVIKLSPLIDLKYLVSVLPNIFRIDVIAVKNDVKEIVVFLSGQKNDTISCHCVNLESDDPVFEFTVGDEENAHAEYGEPEKYIYIPNNAILKAGIFNLISCKNGLKKLHPNTHIYTSDSQINDFPGRVFEMEIVDAKKIQKKSQYNIISKNYPLKPEEIKKKYSLKDGGEKYLIFTQSKKGKIILKSV, translated from the coding sequence GTGGTTAAAATATTAGATCAGAACATACAGGACTATATCAACGCAAATCTCAATACAGATTTACACACTTTGTTATTGAAAAAATCACCATTTCCGGGAGTTTCTATGCACGAGATTGTACAGCAGATCAAAGGAAAACAGGTAGCACAGAAAAAGTTTCCTTTTTTGTTAAAAGAAGGTATTATTTTTCCGCCACAGCTTAACGTAGAACAATCTTCGTCGGAAAAGACAGCTCAATATAAATCCAGACTTTTGGAGGGTGAAAAATTTATTGATCTGACTACAGGATTTGGGATTGATGCTTATCATTTATCTGAAAATTTTAAGGAAATCACATTAATAGAGCAAAACCCGGATCTTCTTGAAATTGTACGCAATAACTGGAATATTTTAGGAAAAAAAGCAACTTTTGTTAATCAGAAACTTGAAGATTTTCTCAAGGAAAATAAAGAGGTATTTGATGTGATTTATCTTGATCCGGCGCGCAGAGACAGCAATAAAAATAAAGTTTTCCTGCTGGAAGATCTTTCGCCCGATATTCTGGCTATTCAGCAAAGACTATTGTCTTCTGCTCAAAAGGTTGTCATTAAACTTTCTCCGTTAATAGATTTGAAATATCTGGTGTCTGTTTTACCAAATATTTTCAGGATCGACGTTATTGCGGTTAAAAATGATGTAAAAGAAATTGTTGTTTTCTTATCCGGTCAAAAAAATGATACAATTTCCTGCCATTGTGTAAATCTCGAAAGTGATGATCCTGTTTTTGAATTTACAGTTGGAGATGAAGAAAATGCTCATGCAGAGTATGGGGAGCCCGAAAAATATATCTATATCCCTAATAATGCCATTTTAAAAGCAGGTATTTTTAACCTTATTTCTTGTAAAAACGGCCTGAAAAAGCTTCATCCAAATACTCATATTTATACTTCTGATTCGCAGATAAATGATTTTCCCGGAAGAGTATTTGAAATGGAAATTGTTGATGCCAAAAAGATCCAAAAGAAAAGCCAGTATAATATTATTTCAAAAAATTATCCTCTAAAACCGGAAGAGATTAAAAAAAAATACAGCCTAAAAGATGGAGGTGAAAAGTATCTTATTTTTACGCAATCCAAAAAAGGCAAAATAATTTTAAAATCAGTCTAA